From Tripterygium wilfordii isolate XIE 37 chromosome 13, ASM1340144v1, whole genome shotgun sequence, the proteins below share one genomic window:
- the LOC120011720 gene encoding LOW QUALITY PROTEIN: uncharacterized protein LOC120011720 (The sequence of the model RefSeq protein was modified relative to this genomic sequence to represent the inferred CDS: substituted 1 base at 1 genomic stop codon), which yields MAGGIGVPICVQCGTASNPCRCKVVGPTLGFLAFAAAAVVEWPVGALVYCFQHMKGRRIMAHPATVVXPSVTNAIPI from the coding sequence ATGGCAGGTGGAATTGGTGTGCCAATTTGTGTTCAATGTGGCACGGCAAGCAACCCATGCCGGTGCAAGGTGGTAGGTCCAACATTAGGGTTCTTGGCATTCGCGGCGGCGGCAGTGGTTGAATGGCCGGTGGGGGCTTTGGTTTATTGCTTCCAGCATATGAAGGGTCGCCGGATCATGGCGCACCCGGCCACTGTTGTGTAGCCATCAGTCACCAATGCCATTCCCATTTAA